The following coding sequences are from one Chlamydiota bacterium window:
- a CDS encoding Trm112 family protein gives MIDKELLEILACPACHGDIELKNEKICCKSCGRRYPIKEGIPVMLVEEAEMGTSVKP, from the coding sequence ATGATCGACAAAGAGCTTTTAGAAATCTTAGCTTGCCCTGCCTGTCATGGCGATATTGAACTTAAAAATGAAAAAATCTGCTGCAAATCTTGCGGCCGGCGCTACCCCATTAAAGAAGGAATCCCTGTGATGCTGGTGGAAGAGGCGGAGATGGGAACATCAGTAAAACCTTGA